From the genome of Neochlamydia sp. AcF84:
TATAAAACAACTGCCAAATGAGCTGCTACTGCATATTTTTTCTTTTCTGCAAGCTTTCGACCTCTTAGAAGTTGAACTAACATGCCATCAATGGAAAAATTTGGCCCACGACGAGACTTTATGGAAGGATCTTTGTCGAAAGCATTTTGAAAAATGCTGGGTTGATGAGAAGCCTTACAAAGAGAGCTATTTTGTAGCCCATCGAACAAAGCGTGAACACGAAAAATTAATGGCATTCTTAGGGTCCATAAAACATGTGCATAACCTTGAATTAGCAAAATTTATAGGTCTGCCATGAAACCTGTAAAATACATGAAGAGAATAATATATTCTTAATCTTACCTTTAAAAGCAAATTACGCTGCAAAGGCAGTGAAACAGAGTTTGCCGTTGGTAATAATTTAGTAAGCGGTCATGAGGGTTAACATTGCTTAAGCTTTTGATGCTAAGGTACAAATGTAAATTAATAAGAGCAGTAAAGAGAAAAAACAGCTATTTGCAAGCACTTTTGGCTTTATAGATGCCCGATGATCTGCTATTGCATATTTTTTCTTTTTTGCAAGTTTTCGACCTCTTAGAAGTTGAACTGACATGCCATCAATGGAAAATTTAGCCAAAAACAAGGCCTTATGGAAAAACCTATATTAAAAACATTTTGAGATATATTAA
Proteins encoded in this window:
- a CDS encoding F-box protein, translated to MVNTLTNADSHKNGITISPNDSTITSIKQLPNELLLHIFSFLQAFDLLEVELTCHQWKNLAHDETLWKDLCRKHFEKCWVDEKPYKESYFVAHRTKREHEKLMAFLGSIKHVHNLELAKFIGLP